Genomic window (Coraliomargarita sinensis):
CATCGTAATCCTTGGAACCGGCCGGAACGGGATCCTGCCAGATCAAATCTTCATCCGGCACTTCCGGCCCGATGTACCGGACCTTCGGCCCCATGTCGCGGTGGGTCAGCTTGAACCAGGCGCGGGCGAAGGTCTCTTCAAAGAGCTTTTGGTCCTTGGCGAAGCGCTCGGAGATTTCCCGATAGGTCGGGTCCATCTTCATGGCCATGTCCGCATCGGTCATCATCGGATTGTACCGTGTTTTGCCATCCTCCACGTCGACCGGCTTCTTTTCTTCCGGGAGATCCACCGGCTCCCACTGCTTGGCGCCGGCCGGGCTTACGGTTTTCTTCCATTCATAATTGAGCAGAAGGTCAAAATAGCCGTCGTCGAATTGCGTCGGGTTGGTCGTCCAGGCGCCTTCGAGCCCGCTGGTCACAGTGTCGCGACCGACCCCGCGGCTTTTGTGGTTGTTCCAGCCGAGCCCCTGTTCTTCCACGTCGGCGCCTTCCGGCTCCGGTCCGAGATCATCCGCATTGCCGTTGCCGTGGCATTTGCCGACGGTGTGACCGCCCGCGGTGAGTGCGACGGTTTCCTCGTCGTTCATCGCCATTCGGGCAAAGGTCTCGCGGATCTGTTTGGCGGTCTCCAGTGGATTCTGCACGCCGTTCACACCCTCCGGGTTCACGTAAATCAACCCCATCTGCACGGCGGCCAGCGGGTTCTCCATCGTTGATGGTTTTTCCACTTCATCGTAACGCTCGTCGCTGGGCGCGAGCCATTCGGTCTCCGCACCCCAATAGGTGTCTTTTTCCGGGTGCCAGATATCGGCACGGCCGTAGCCGAAGCCGTAGGTCTTCAGACCCATGGATTCGTAGGCCACGTTACCGGCCAGGATCATGAGGTCGGCCCAACTCAGCTTGTTGCCGTACTTCTTCTTGATCGGCCAGAGCAGGCGGCGGGCCTTGTCGAGATTCGCATTGTCCGGCCAGGAGTTGAGCGGAGCAAAACGTTGGTTGCCGGTGCCACCGCCACCACGGCCGTCGCCGATACGATAGGAGCCGGCTGCGTGCCAGGCCATGCGGATCATAAGACCGCCGTAGTGGCCCCAGTCGGCCGGCCACCAGTCCTGGCTGTCAGTCATAAATTCAGTAAGGTCTTTTTTCACCGCGTCAAAATCGAGCTTTTTAACTTCCTCCTGATAATCGAAGTCTTCGCCCATCGGGTTCGTCTTCGTGTCGTGCTGGTGCAGGATATCCAGGTTCAGGGACTTGGGCCACCAGTGCAGGGGCTTCTGCTCCATGGTGGTGTTGGCACCATGCATCACAGGGCAGGTGTCGCCACCCTCCATACCACCGTGAGGGAATGGGCACTTGCCGCCGCTGTTCTTATCTTCATTCGTTTCGTATGCGTCCATATTTAGTCGTCTTTTGGGTTAATCTTGTGATTGGCAGTCGGGGCACAGGCCCCAGTAAATAACTTCGGCTTCGTCGATCTTGTAACCGTGGTCTTCCACCGGATGCAGGCAGGGCGCCTTTCCTTTCGCACAGTCGACGTCGAGCATAGCCCCACAGGTGCGGCAAAGAAGGTGGTGGTGGTTGTCTGTGCGGGTCTCGTAACGTGCCGAGGAGCCTGCCGGCTGAAAGCGACGGATCAATCCGTGCTCGCTCAGGGCCGCCAGGGAATCATAGACCGCCTGTCGAGAGACCGTGCCGATTTCGCCGCGCACGGATTCGGCGATGCTATCCGCCGTGGCATGCGACAAAGTATCCACGCAGCGCAAAACAGACAAACGCTGGGCC
Coding sequences:
- the katG gene encoding catalase/peroxidase HPI — encoded protein: MEGGDTCPVMHGANTTMEQKPLHWWPKSLNLDILHQHDTKTNPMGEDFDYQEEVKKLDFDAVKKDLTEFMTDSQDWWPADWGHYGGLMIRMAWHAAGSYRIGDGRGGGGTGNQRFAPLNSWPDNANLDKARRLLWPIKKKYGNKLSWADLMILAGNVAYESMGLKTYGFGYGRADIWHPEKDTYWGAETEWLAPSDERYDEVEKPSTMENPLAAVQMGLIYVNPEGVNGVQNPLETAKQIRETFARMAMNDEETVALTAGGHTVGKCHGNGNADDLGPEPEGADVEEQGLGWNNHKSRGVGRDTVTSGLEGAWTTNPTQFDDGYFDLLLNYEWKKTVSPAGAKQWEPVDLPEEKKPVDVEDGKTRYNPMMTDADMAMKMDPTYREISERFAKDQKLFEETFARAWFKLTHRDMGPKVRYIGPEVPDEDLIWQDPVPAGSKDYDVEALKAKIADSGLSIGELVATAWDSARTFRGSDMRGGTNGARIRLAPQKDWEANEPERLNKVLSTLLPLAREAGASIADTIVLAGNVGVEQAIKAAGLSVDVPFSAGRGDATAEQTDVDSFEPLEPLSDGFRNYQPKNYAVKPEELMLDRAQLLGLTAPEMTALIGGLRVLGANYGGTPFGVLTEQPGALTNDFFVTLTDMAYTWKPVCENGYEIRDRKSDEVKYTATRVDLVFGSNSILRSYAELYAQDDNKEKFAKDFVAAWTKVMEAGCFELA
- a CDS encoding Fur family transcriptional regulator, which translates into the protein MSQTQTDATTALKEAGLQVTAQRLSVLRCVDTLSHATADSIAESVRGEIGTVSRQAVYDSLAALSEHGLIRRFQPAGSSARYETRTDNHHHLLCRTCGAMLDVDCAKGKAPCLHPVEDHGYKIDEAEVIYWGLCPDCQSQD